The nucleotide window GAATCGTCTATCAGCACCAGCACTTTACGCTGCAGCTGCTGCAGCCAGTCGAACCGGTACCGTTCACCGGTGATCGGATTCAGTGCATCGGTCACGATCACATATTGATGGTCATGCTGACTGTTGACGGTAGCGATGGTATGTTGTTCCCATTCTTCGCGGTTCATAGGAGGCAGCTGCGGAGTGCCGTACCACAGGGCTGGATGAGCACCGGGTGCATAACATAGCTGTCCGCGGGTGGCTGCATAGTGTATGGCTGCCTGTGCGGCCATATAGCCGGAAGATAACACAACAGCGGCCTGTTGTTCCAGGTGAGTGCACAGGGCATGTTCCATTTCCTCGAAGAGCGAGAGGCGTACATTGCCAACTCTGGAGGAAGGGAAGAGTGTACCATAACGGCTGATACCTTCGGTGAGGGCTGTTTTGAAAACAGGGTGCTGATGTAATCCAAGGTAAGAGAAGCCCGAGAAGAACAGGCAACTGCGGTTGTCAACAGTGACGGTCCTTCCCGGTGTAGTATCGGTATGTATTAGCATAGGTAGTTATTCTTTTCGGGTGCATAGTATAAAGTGGTAATCACCTGACAGCACTTTCATATCAAAGTGGCTTTCGTCCAGTTTTTCCACGGTGACGAGGTTTTCCGCGGTACGGGAGCCATTGGAGGCGGTTACGGAAATAACCTTGCCGTTGCTGAGCAGGAAATACTTACCGGAATCCGGCTTGCCTGCGATGGTGGCCACAAAAACATTGTTGTCCAGGAACTGGTAATACACATCGCTATAGTAGCCATCTTTCAGGTCTTTGGCCTGGATGATCTGTGTATTGTTGTACGGGTCGCCTTTTGGTACTTTCACATCATACACCCGCCATTTCTTGTGTATCAGCAGTTCATTGGTCCTGCCGGTATTGCAGGCAAACAATATACTTGTCAGCACAATAACGGTAAGGATAGTACGTAGTTTCATATATTTACTTATTCCCGAATTTTTGCTTGTTGAATGCGTCTGACTGCCCTTTGGGGATAGACAGGCTTTGCCAGTTTTCTCCCAGGATCATTTTACCGAGGAATACCATTTGACCAACATGGTAGGCAACATGTGCCAGCTGCCTGTTTACAGCATCCAGCACTGTATGGGGCTCTGCCCGGATATATATTGTTTTGCCCAGGTCTTCTTCTTTTAACCCGTCAACCGCCTTCAGCAGGCAATCCCAGCCTTCTTTCCAGCGTTGGAGCACCGCTTCGGTGGATGCCTGGTCATCTTCAAA belongs to Chitinophaga sp. HK235 and includes:
- a CDS encoding aminotransferase class I/II-fold pyridoxal phosphate-dependent enzyme; its protein translation is MLIHTDTTPGRTVTVDNRSCLFFSGFSYLGLHQHPVFKTALTEGISRYGTLFPSSRVGNVRLSLFEEMEHALCTHLEQQAAVVLSSGYMAAQAAIHYAATRGQLCYAPGAHPALWYGTPQLPPMNREEWEQHTIATVNSQHDHQYVIVTDALNPITGERYRFDWLQQLQRKVLVLIDDSHGIGILGPRGQGSIHFLPGTDHVQYLITASLAKAYSIEGGVIAGSAADIAALKRTGFFTGSTSMMPASAHTWLQTAPLIQQQRHLLEQNIAFFLHLSANTTIHNPHGLPMFILPQPEDQPPLLNYLAERDVIISSFPYPFPHSRPVNRAIISALHTQQDIITLYQFLKEYGY
- a CDS encoding DUF1572 family protein, which codes for MSLYLDSIQQRFRTYYDMGTKTIERLDNTQLHWQPQGEPNSVALLVKHLRGNMLSRWTDFLTTDGEKPGRDRDQEFEDDQASTEAVLQRWKEGWDCLLKAVDGLKEEDLGKTIYIRAEPHTVLDAVNRQLAHVAYHVGQMVFLGKMILGENWQSLSIPKGQSDAFNKQKFGNK